The Bacteroidota bacterium genome contains a region encoding:
- a CDS encoding M3 family oligoendopeptidase: MKFSEFPFYIPDINIVRQNFRTLFRRFSESNSFEEQHKYFLEINEGFKDYSTLWGIARIRYSLDMNSEENKKNNLHFDNSEPQYSAIEKEFDGLFLQSQFRSEYDKIYGSNLSRTMENDFKLYTDDVAEDIKEESRIEIAYSELRGKAMVKFDGKEITFSELDEYLSSTDREVRKKANEVYWKFFEENNDSFCKLLDDIVKVRTRLAKKLGFKNFVELAYARLDKEYSPQDALKFTSYLHKHVVPLSFKLLQRQSARIGIDKLKYYDTALRFKSGNAKPAGNPEWITEQAKKMYHELSPETGEFINFMINNELLNIYPQKGKEEGGFCAYLQKHKSPFIFANMNGTDGDVDVLTHEAGHALQKYLCRNYAIPELINITPEVGEIHSMAMEFLTYDYMHIFFGEDVNKYFYSHQESFVRGCLTTALVNEFQNEIYEKPELTIDERNILWRNLQKKYNPVIDYDGNEYLESGHTWQNRSLIFEIPFYDIDYALAQFCAYQFFFRSKLNFKKTFREYLDFCKLGGRYTFSESLKITGLKSPFEEETIIEMIMEVEKFMESIDDSKF, translated from the coding sequence GTGAAATTTTCCGAATTTCCTTTTTATATACCCGATATAAACATAGTCAGACAAAACTTCAGGACACTCTTTAGAAGATTTTCTGAAAGCAATTCTTTTGAAGAGCAGCATAAATATTTTCTGGAAATCAACGAAGGTTTTAAAGATTACAGCACGCTCTGGGGAATTGCACGGATAAGATATAGCCTGGATATGAACAGTGAGGAAAATAAAAAAAATAATCTTCATTTTGATAATTCAGAACCGCAGTATTCAGCAATTGAAAAAGAGTTTGACGGTCTTTTTTTACAATCACAATTTCGTTCTGAATATGATAAAATATACGGAAGCAACTTATCCCGGACTATGGAGAATGATTTCAAACTTTACACCGATGATGTTGCTGAAGATATAAAAGAAGAAAGTAGGATTGAAATAGCTTACTCGGAATTAAGAGGTAAGGCAATGGTGAAATTTGACGGGAAAGAAATAACATTCAGTGAGCTTGATGAATATTTAAGTTCTACGGATAGAGAAGTTAGGAAAAAAGCCAATGAAGTTTACTGGAAATTTTTTGAAGAAAATAATGATTCATTTTGTAAACTGCTTGATGATATTGTAAAAGTAAGGACAAGATTAGCAAAAAAATTAGGTTTTAAAAATTTTGTTGAGCTGGCTTATGCCAGGCTGGATAAGGAGTACTCTCCCCAGGATGCTTTAAAGTTTACTTCATATCTTCATAAACACGTTGTACCTTTATCTTTCAAATTATTGCAAAGGCAGTCTGCAAGAATCGGTATAGATAAGTTAAAGTATTATGATACTGCTTTAAGATTTAAATCAGGTAATGCTAAGCCGGCAGGAAATCCGGAATGGATAACGGAGCAGGCAAAAAAGATGTATCATGAATTATCACCGGAGACAGGCGAGTTTATAAATTTTATGATTAATAATGAGCTGCTTAACATCTATCCTCAAAAAGGAAAAGAGGAAGGAGGGTTTTGCGCCTATCTGCAAAAACATAAATCTCCTTTTATTTTTGCAAATATGAACGGCACTGACGGAGATGTAGATGTGCTTACACATGAAGCAGGTCATGCATTGCAAAAATATCTCTGCAGAAATTATGCAATTCCTGAACTCATAAACATTACTCCGGAAGTCGGCGAAATTCACTCTATGGCAATGGAGTTCTTAACATATGATTACATGCATATTTTTTTCGGCGAAGATGTCAATAAATATTTTTACAGCCACCAGGAAAGTTTTGTCAGAGGGTGTCTTACAACTGCGCTTGTAAACGAATTTCAGAATGAAATATATGAAAAACCTGAACTGACAATTGATGAGAGAAATATTCTTTGGAGAAATCTTCAGAAAAAATATAATCCTGTTATTGATTACGACGGAAATGAATATCTTGAGAGCGGCCACACCTGGCAAAACCGAAGCCTGATTTTCGAAATTCCTTTCTATGATATTGATTATGCTCTTGCTCAGTTCTGTGCATATCAGTTTTTTTTCAGGAGTAAATTAAACTTTAAAAAAACATTCAGGGAGTATCTTGATTTTTGTAAGCTGGGTGGAAGATATACATTTTCTGAGAGCCTGAAAATTACCGGATTGAAAAGTCCTTTTGAAGAAGAAACAATAATTGAGATGATCATGGAAGTAGAAAAGTTTATGGAAAGTATTGACGATAGTAAATTTTAA
- a CDS encoding M3 family oligoendopeptidase: protein MKFSEIPYNKPDINEIKIEFEELLTKFAACDSFEEQEKLYFEINKIIMDFYSDENVAAVRYSLDVNNKDYEELKEYFDNIRPDFQQLVMRFAKLFTSSKFLKEYSKKYGNFIIDNAKRGLLTFSDAIAEEFRQEAALETEYYKMKAEGTLNYAGQERTVNSMNKFLISSDRAVRKEANEAVLNFQESKVDRVNKIFDDVIKIRTSMARALGFKNFVELAYLRMEKSFSQEDVKKFRDNIHKYFVPLSIKLKERKRIRLGLDEVLYYDSPLKFKSGNPKPKGNPDWIVQQGVKMYSELSPETKEFIEFMTEYELFDLDSRKGKGGSGGYATYFYKYKYPFINGNMNGSSFDVYLFTHEAGHALQSYLCRNFSLMDEINTSSDLSEIHSMSMEFLTHDYMNLFFEEDTEKYIFGHFESSVNMLPHLAKADEFQEMIYSYPELTFEQRCSEWKMLQKKYGTEFKGSDNKYLNEGMSWLNRELFVSHPMYSIEYALAQMVAYQFLFLKKENHESAMRKYIDFCKLGGKYNFSQSLKIAGLKNPFEEETVKEMAEKMEELIDSIDDSKF, encoded by the coding sequence ATGAAGTTTTCAGAAATACCATATAACAAGCCCGATATCAATGAGATCAAAATTGAGTTTGAAGAACTTTTAACTAAGTTTGCAGCATGTGATTCTTTTGAGGAGCAGGAAAAGTTATATTTTGAAATCAATAAAATAATTATGGATTTCTATAGTGATGAAAATGTTGCCGCCGTAAGATATAGCCTGGATGTAAATAATAAAGATTACGAAGAACTTAAAGAATATTTTGATAATATCCGGCCCGATTTTCAACAGCTGGTTATGCGCTTTGCTAAGCTTTTCACCTCTTCAAAATTTCTTAAAGAGTATTCAAAAAAATACGGCAATTTTATTATTGATAACGCTAAACGCGGGCTGCTTACTTTTTCCGATGCTATCGCAGAAGAATTCAGGCAGGAGGCTGCCCTTGAAACAGAGTATTATAAAATGAAGGCTGAAGGGACTTTAAATTATGCAGGTCAGGAAAGAACTGTCAATTCAATGAATAAATTTTTAATCTCTTCTGACAGAGCTGTACGAAAAGAAGCCAACGAAGCAGTTTTAAATTTTCAGGAAAGTAAAGTTGACCGCGTGAATAAAATATTCGATGATGTTATAAAAATAAGAACAAGTATGGCACGTGCGCTTGGATTCAAAAATTTTGTTGAACTTGCTTACCTGAGAATGGAAAAATCATTTTCTCAGGAAGATGTAAAAAAGTTCAGGGATAATATTCATAAATACTTTGTGCCGTTATCAATAAAATTAAAAGAGAGAAAAAGAATAAGACTTGGCCTTGATGAAGTTTTATATTACGATTCACCGCTGAAATTCAAATCCGGAAATCCTAAACCAAAAGGAAACCCTGACTGGATTGTGCAGCAGGGAGTAAAAATGTACTCTGAGCTGTCTCCGGAAACAAAAGAGTTTATAGAATTTATGACGGAATATGAGTTGTTTGATCTGGATTCAAGGAAAGGTAAAGGCGGCAGCGGCGGATATGCAACTTATTTTTATAAATACAAGTATCCGTTTATAAATGGGAATATGAACGGCAGTTCATTTGATGTTTATCTTTTTACACATGAAGCAGGTCATGCATTGCAAAGTTACCTTTGCAGGAATTTTTCTTTGATGGATGAAATAAATACATCTTCAGATTTATCAGAGATACATTCCATGAGTATGGAATTTTTAACTCATGATTATATGAATTTATTTTTTGAAGAGGATACAGAAAAATATATTTTTGGACATTTTGAGTCATCTGTGAATATGCTTCCTCATCTTGCGAAGGCAGATGAATTTCAGGAGATGATTTATTCTTATCCTGAATTGACATTTGAGCAGCGATGCAGCGAATGGAAAATGTTACAAAAAAAATATGGAACTGAATTTAAAGGAAGTGATAATAAATATCTGAACGAAGGAATGTCCTGGCTCAACAGAGAATTGTTTGTATCGCATCCTATGTATTCTATCGAGTATGCGCTGGCGCAGATGGTAGCTTACCAGTTTTTATTTTTGAAAAAAGAAAATCATG